The Nitrosomonas sp. PY1 genomic sequence GCCTCATGCAACTCCTTCGGCGTTACCTTCGCACGGTCTATCTTCAATGCCTCAAATAACTCGTTCGGTACACTCGGCATGCTGTTCGCTTGCACTAACCCAACAAACATACAGCCTAACATTACCACCTGTGCCCTCAGCCATAACTTCATAGCCATCTCCCATCTCCCCCTTTTTAATTTAAGCCATTGACTTAATTGCAATCGATAATCGACTCTTGTAGCGTGCGGCTTTATTCTTATGAATAATTCCCTTGCTTGCAATAGAATCGACTATACCAATAGAAGTATTAAATGCAACTTGTGCTGTTGCCTTGTCTCCAGATTGGATCGTCTTTCTAATAGATTTAATAGCAGTACGCAATTTTGATCTTAAACTTACATTATGAATTCTTTTTTTGATTGCTTGCCTAGCACGCTTCCTAGCTTGAGCACTATTAGCCATAAACCTC encodes the following:
- the rpsT gene encoding 30S ribosomal protein S20, yielding MANSAQARKRARQAIKKRIHNVSLRSKLRTAIKSIRKTIQSGDKATAQVAFNTSIGIVDSIASKGIIHKNKAARYKSRLSIAIKSMA